Proteins from one uncultured Anaeromusa sp. genomic window:
- a CDS encoding IS4 family transposase — protein MCTHRTKATYFTRSTCTLDFKRLMAFTLKLPKGAMQIELNQFFKKFLPSSEPQRAASLKKARLKVAPSAFVELINDALSTIYKSPFQGFRGYRVVAVDGSVFEVPTYAKSIFGTLNASGAKVAKAQICNLYDVYNHIILEGEIAPYVTSERTQAARLIERLEEKSRHLEIENLYLFDRGFPSRELIRTLGSSPYIFRVSKAFLAPINRANQADQLVEITDDQGNQHQVRVLNITLPSGATEKLFSNIIDEKVTIEDFKELYQKRWEIETQYRTLKSVFEIECFSSSNLQLIEQDFYAAIYVFNLLAVAQNYANEELKQEKADLTYEYKTNTNVAFSELKDMVLDIVLSKNPLKKLFVMRKLLNRIKRYSLPVRPNRASTPRKVRFACVKFPFNTRRNH, from the coding sequence ATGTGTACGCATCGAACAAAAGCTACGTATTTTACTCGTTCTACCTGCACATTGGATTTCAAACGGCTTATGGCATTTACTTTGAAATTACCCAAGGGGGCGATGCAAATTGAATTAAATCAGTTTTTTAAAAAGTTTTTGCCAAGTTCAGAGCCCCAACGTGCTGCTTCTCTAAAAAAAGCACGGTTAAAAGTTGCGCCGTCGGCCTTTGTAGAGCTGATTAATGATGCGTTATCCACGATATACAAAAGTCCTTTTCAAGGCTTTCGAGGGTATCGAGTAGTTGCTGTGGATGGTTCGGTTTTCGAAGTGCCAACTTATGCTAAATCTATATTTGGCACGTTAAACGCATCGGGTGCCAAAGTGGCAAAAGCTCAGATTTGCAATTTATATGATGTATATAACCATATCATATTAGAAGGAGAAATTGCTCCTTACGTAACTAGCGAAAGGACGCAGGCTGCGCGGTTAATTGAACGTCTTGAAGAGAAAAGTCGTCACTTAGAAATAGAAAACCTCTATCTGTTTGATCGTGGTTTTCCTTCGAGGGAACTCATCCGCACATTAGGAAGCAGCCCGTATATCTTTCGCGTAAGCAAGGCTTTTTTAGCGCCGATTAATCGCGCAAATCAAGCGGATCAGTTGGTTGAAATCACGGATGATCAAGGAAATCAGCACCAAGTGCGAGTCCTAAACATTACGTTGCCATCAGGTGCAACCGAGAAACTGTTTAGCAATATCATTGACGAGAAGGTTACAATAGAGGATTTTAAAGAGCTCTACCAAAAACGCTGGGAAATTGAAACGCAGTATCGTACGTTAAAATCTGTCTTTGAAATTGAGTGCTTTAGCAGCTCTAATCTTCAGCTAATAGAGCAAGATTTTTATGCTGCAATTTATGTTTTCAATTTGCTAGCAGTTGCTCAAAACTATGCCAATGAGGAATTGAAGCAAGAAAAAGCAGACCTTACTTATGAGTATAAGACGAATACTAATGTCGCATTTTCCGAGTTGAAAGATATGGTTCTGGACATTGTATTGAGCAAAAACCCACTCAAGAAGCTTTTTGTCATGCGCAAGCTTCTAAATCGAATCAAACGCTATAGTTTGCCGGTGCGTCCAAACAGAGCCTCTACGCCTCGGAAAGTTAGGTTTGCTTGCGTCAAATTCCCATTTAATACAAGGAGAAATCATTGA
- a CDS encoding YitT family protein → MKRILTVLAGCLSISLGILIFKYAHITTGGTTGLALNLAYWFQIPFDGLFFVVNTPFYILSLKRLGWKFTASTLLSVVIVVLLTGVERIAPAMQLDPLFGALAGGVLAGLGLSLLFMGQSSLGGTGVLTVYLQQRYGWDPGKLNFCFDAVIVGSSILVVGAGEALFSALSIVVVSSVISLFRKRIASSYRTPAAHAEAA, encoded by the coding sequence ATGAAACGGATTTTGACGGTGTTGGCGGGCTGTCTGTCCATAAGTCTGGGCATTTTAATTTTCAAGTATGCGCATATTACCACCGGAGGTACGACAGGCCTGGCTCTTAACCTGGCCTATTGGTTCCAAATTCCCTTCGACGGCCTGTTTTTTGTGGTGAATACGCCGTTTTACATTTTGTCGCTCAAGCGGCTGGGTTGGAAGTTTACGGCTAGCACCTTGTTGTCGGTTGTGATAGTGGTGTTGCTGACCGGTGTGGAGCGTATCGCTCCGGCGATGCAATTAGATCCCTTGTTTGGAGCTCTTGCGGGTGGCGTGCTGGCCGGCTTAGGTCTGTCGTTGCTCTTTATGGGGCAAAGCTCGCTAGGTGGGACCGGCGTGTTGACTGTGTATTTGCAGCAGCGCTATGGCTGGGATCCGGGGAAGCTCAATTTTTGCTTTGATGCAGTAATTGTAGGCTCCAGTATTTTAGTGGTCGGTGCCGGAGAAGCCTTGTTTTCAGCGCTGTCCATTGTGGTGGTGTCTAGCGTGATCAGCTTGTTCCGCAAGCGCATCGCCAGTTCCTATCGGACGCCGGCGGCGCATGCCGAAGCGGCGTAG
- a CDS encoding UvrD-helicase domain-containing protein, which yields MRESSVAALAFLFLHSKECWGLSEQRRQLVARNFWESVPLEKRAFVAARLPEYLAKLSGPLFAQTKGMYVRSLQGGARTVYKFRVNSGDRILFLYARDIPGLRREVASDSVVLLEYCKHDTQVRRGVSLQAAAAAAGAEDAAFCEEPYEEVGESEALRRSQQYWGNVPQILDAAAWYLTTDEGLARLVEEGRGDWQLYLSQEQYDCVLSEGEPLFLAGGAGTGKSTVGLHKLMARSSQEAKLGYFTYAKRLRDDTQALYEAWCEGASESVRAQTEFHCVASYCRERLDVREKDVVSFRVFESQFWRVYGSASSFSASDAWQEIRGLLKGGMGRHWLRQDLLLQRKYSIEEETARWLEDIGFWQEDGHGWWRILRRDGSQGLFQGAVGAPSKAVKKEALALLARLQQEIYRMSLLPKDTYLQLPLDHSLFGAEQREQLYEVALQYQQWLESQQLLDENDMARQGLARLAARRLQPEFDYLVIDEVQDLSELQLYFLLACKKHNDHDFHSFLFSGDVQQTINPTYFDFGRLRMPFHYRGHLRTQLRVLTKNYRCREPIVALGNALAQFRSRWCGASDQEETQLLQPLLPGVFKPQWLQAQPDNARELLAAAADVQRGYVTVLVANEQEKKRLLSGGYGRHNVYTVQEFKGAEDDYIIAYRLLSSAKDAWEELLGGQGRGQLRLRYQANLLYVAITRAKERLCFYEDDAPAGVLAALANWLEEVAVFDASRLGLQGISEAAALLEKAREREREEYYLDASDLYAQAGDSVSASRCLGAEAEAAGQAEEALTHYERAGEWERVLNLVKDTTNELAALRAMLHLQRSYEEVEGYFEPHEERLPSVMAAISREKDMEALAVEVYWLPKMQAFTQACEECAYELEFLSLAKAEGGKP from the coding sequence ATGCGGGAAAGCAGCGTGGCGGCGTTGGCTTTCCTTTTTTTGCATAGCAAGGAGTGTTGGGGATTGTCGGAGCAGCGCAGGCAGTTGGTGGCCCGCAATTTTTGGGAAAGCGTACCATTAGAGAAACGGGCTTTTGTCGCCGCTAGGCTGCCGGAGTATTTAGCCAAACTTTCAGGGCCGTTGTTTGCCCAGACGAAAGGGATGTATGTTCGCTCACTACAGGGCGGCGCGCGGACGGTTTATAAATTTCGCGTCAACAGCGGCGACCGAATTTTGTTTTTGTATGCTAGAGATATTCCCGGTTTGCGTCGGGAGGTGGCATCGGACAGCGTGGTGCTTTTAGAATACTGTAAGCATGATACGCAGGTGCGGCGAGGTGTTTCGCTGCAAGCGGCTGCAGCTGCAGCCGGAGCGGAGGATGCGGCATTTTGCGAAGAACCTTACGAAGAAGTCGGAGAAAGTGAGGCTTTGCGCCGGAGTCAGCAATACTGGGGCAATGTGCCGCAGATTCTTGATGCAGCCGCCTGGTATTTAACTACCGATGAAGGCTTGGCTCGATTGGTAGAGGAAGGCCGGGGCGACTGGCAGCTATATCTCAGCCAAGAGCAGTATGACTGTGTGCTTAGCGAAGGCGAGCCGTTGTTTCTTGCTGGCGGAGCCGGTACCGGCAAGTCGACCGTGGGGCTGCATAAGCTGATGGCGCGGAGTTCTCAGGAAGCTAAGCTGGGCTATTTTACGTATGCCAAGCGGCTGAGGGATGATACGCAGGCCTTGTATGAAGCGTGGTGTGAGGGAGCGTCGGAATCGGTCCGAGCGCAAACGGAGTTTCATTGTGTAGCATCCTACTGTCGGGAACGGTTGGACGTCAGGGAAAAAGACGTAGTCTCGTTCCGGGTTTTTGAAAGCCAATTTTGGAGGGTCTATGGGAGCGCCAGCAGCTTCTCTGCTTCCGACGCCTGGCAGGAGATTCGAGGGCTTTTAAAGGGTGGCATGGGGCGTCACTGGCTGCGGCAAGATTTGTTGCTGCAACGCAAGTATTCAATAGAGGAAGAAACGGCGCGCTGGCTGGAGGACATTGGGTTTTGGCAAGAAGACGGTCACGGCTGGTGGCGCATTTTGCGCCGTGACGGCAGCCAAGGTTTATTTCAAGGCGCTGTCGGAGCTCCTTCAAAGGCGGTAAAAAAAGAAGCCTTGGCGCTTTTGGCGCGGCTGCAGCAGGAAATATATCGGATGTCTTTGCTGCCGAAGGATACGTATTTGCAGCTGCCGCTGGACCATTCTCTCTTTGGGGCGGAACAGCGCGAGCAGCTTTATGAAGTGGCGCTGCAATATCAACAGTGGCTGGAAAGCCAGCAGTTGCTGGATGAAAACGACATGGCTCGGCAAGGTCTCGCCAGGTTGGCGGCAAGGAGGCTGCAGCCGGAGTTCGATTACCTGGTGATTGATGAAGTGCAGGATTTAAGTGAGCTGCAGCTCTACTTTTTACTGGCCTGCAAGAAGCACAACGACCATGATTTTCATTCCTTTTTATTCAGCGGTGATGTGCAGCAGACAATTAACCCGACGTATTTCGACTTTGGCCGTCTGCGCATGCCTTTTCATTATCGCGGGCATCTGCGGACGCAGCTGCGGGTTTTGACGAAAAATTATCGCTGCCGGGAGCCCATTGTGGCTCTAGGCAATGCGTTGGCGCAGTTTCGCAGCCGTTGGTGCGGCGCTTCAGACCAAGAAGAGACGCAGTTGCTGCAGCCGCTTTTGCCGGGGGTGTTCAAACCGCAATGGCTGCAGGCGCAGCCGGATAATGCCAGAGAACTCTTGGCGGCGGCGGCGGATGTACAGCGCGGCTATGTAACGGTGCTGGTAGCCAATGAACAAGAAAAGAAGCGTCTTTTGTCCGGCGGTTACGGACGGCATAACGTCTATACGGTTCAGGAATTTAAAGGGGCGGAAGATGATTATATCATTGCTTATCGCTTGCTTAGTTCGGCCAAGGACGCTTGGGAGGAGCTGCTGGGCGGCCAGGGACGGGGGCAGCTGCGCCTTAGGTATCAGGCTAATCTTCTCTATGTAGCTATTACCAGAGCCAAGGAACGCCTGTGTTTCTATGAAGATGACGCACCGGCGGGGGTGCTGGCGGCGTTGGCGAACTGGCTGGAAGAGGTAGCCGTGTTTGATGCATCCCGTCTTGGCTTGCAGGGAATTTCGGAAGCGGCGGCGCTGCTGGAAAAGGCGCGGGAGCGCGAGCGCGAAGAATACTATTTGGATGCCAGCGATTTGTACGCGCAAGCTGGCGATAGCGTTTCCGCTTCTCGCTGCTTGGGGGCGGAAGCCGAGGCGGCAGGGCAGGCGGAAGAGGCCTTGACGCATTATGAGCGGGCCGGCGAATGGGAGCGCGTACTGAACTTGGTGAAGGATACGACGAATGAGCTGGCGGCGCTGCGGGCGATGCTGCACTTGCAACGCTCCTATGAAGAGGTGGAAGGGTATTTTGAGCCCCATGAAGAACGCTTGCCGTCAGTCATGGCGGCTATTTCCCGGGAAAAGGATATGGAGGCTCTGGCGGTGGAAGTCTATTGGCTGCCTAAAATGCAAGCCTTTACACAGGCCTGCGAGGAATGCGCCTACGAATTGGAATTTCTTTCTCTGGCGAAAGCGGAAGGAGGTAAACCCTAA
- a CDS encoding EAL domain-containing protein: protein MRIREKLTILFAGLTGAMLLVAAFLGYYLVQRELTSKIERELAVNVVTHTNELNNNILSKAKLLEISWYNLEREAQEGTLTADRLSGYKQVDPELTDMYFGFMNGDFIDGSGWKPPSGYDPRQRPWYKEAVEAGRLKVTAPYLDMVTQQMALAIVMPIHDAQGQVYGVAGADVPLKTLLENLNWASEYEGGYAYLLDRNGVVLVHPESAVLGVNVLQSPDYQEDMKETIRRMLREEQGWGRYYYNGNSRLVYFKQVPAMQWFLVMSVPEDVVYAPLRQLAVWFLGLFLASMALVISFSFWVAKRLSQPIVALAAEVKRIGEGDLAAKVQASGYEELDELAASFNRMVEGLQQSFAEIARQGEDAAAQARSFQEMTGHLITEGESTQALMAVVTQDAIRLAGGLHSVISTLNETKDGWVVRQSAGRYCLPVGFRGGLSEGLTQEVLQRGEVVFVPDYHSYAAKLSFFYKAPIGSCIGLPLKLGKEIIGVLVVAWSETSSVMDAKAEAILRQYANIVSAALARAQDHESMYQLAYVDELTGLPNRRNFYRQLQEKISAGDEALSGYIFLLDLDNLKLINDSLGHSRGDHFICTVAAALKRHVPVGGMIARLGGDEFGLWLPETACKEAGPVAEQLLRAIEAGETVDEHPLHITASMGIAAYPRDGLTVEELLQNADAALYEAKDSGKNTWRMCTRELLKETREKLFLSNALRSAIANREFSLVFQPIVDAAKNLVAFEALLRWRSAEYGQVPPGKFIPLAEQCGLMPRIGLWVLEEACRFADNLRQQGLGAVRVHVNVSTQQLEDEGFCSMVEDLLHKKLQDRNAIILEVTESVFMASIGQAVTSLHELKQQGLTLSMDDFGEGFSSLAQLLRLPFESLKISRTLVQNLGDDERHMQYIAAIVEMMHALNMEVVAEGVETELEWQSVGRCGFDLVQGYYIARPLTADAALEWAQENKNQQTV, encoded by the coding sequence ATGCGTATTCGAGAGAAGCTGACAATTTTATTTGCCGGATTGACAGGCGCAATGCTGCTGGTGGCGGCCTTTTTGGGGTATTATCTTGTTCAGCGTGAGCTAACGTCGAAGATAGAGCGGGAATTGGCGGTCAACGTGGTGACACACACGAATGAACTGAATAACAATATTTTGAGTAAAGCCAAGTTGCTGGAAATAAGTTGGTATAATTTGGAGAGAGAGGCGCAAGAAGGAACGCTGACGGCTGACCGGCTGTCCGGTTACAAGCAGGTGGATCCGGAACTGACGGATATGTATTTTGGCTTCATGAACGGAGACTTTATCGACGGTAGCGGCTGGAAACCTCCCTCCGGTTATGATCCGCGGCAGCGACCCTGGTATAAGGAGGCTGTAGAGGCGGGGCGTCTTAAGGTGACGGCTCCTTATTTGGATATGGTGACCCAGCAGATGGCTCTGGCCATCGTGATGCCTATACATGACGCGCAGGGGCAAGTTTACGGCGTTGCAGGGGCGGATGTGCCCCTGAAAACCCTACTGGAAAATCTGAATTGGGCCAGCGAGTACGAAGGAGGCTATGCCTATCTTCTGGATCGGAACGGAGTGGTGCTGGTGCATCCGGAAAGCGCCGTCTTAGGGGTAAATGTTTTGCAGTCTCCCGATTACCAGGAGGATATGAAAGAAACCATACGCCGTATGCTGCGAGAGGAACAAGGCTGGGGACGGTACTATTACAATGGGAATTCGCGGCTTGTGTATTTTAAACAGGTCCCTGCGATGCAGTGGTTTTTGGTTATGTCGGTACCGGAGGATGTGGTTTACGCGCCGTTGCGGCAGCTGGCTGTCTGGTTTTTAGGGTTGTTCTTGGCGTCCATGGCGCTAGTGATCTCGTTTTCTTTCTGGGTAGCCAAGCGCCTTAGTCAGCCTATTGTCGCGCTGGCAGCGGAGGTCAAACGCATTGGCGAAGGCGATCTGGCGGCAAAAGTACAGGCGTCAGGCTATGAGGAATTGGACGAACTGGCAGCTTCTTTTAACCGGATGGTAGAGGGATTGCAGCAATCCTTTGCCGAAATTGCGCGGCAAGGTGAGGATGCCGCGGCACAGGCCCGCTCTTTTCAAGAGATGACCGGTCACTTGATTACGGAAGGGGAATCTACGCAGGCGTTGATGGCGGTGGTTACCCAGGATGCCATTCGTTTGGCGGGAGGACTTCACAGTGTAATCTCTACGCTAAATGAAACCAAAGATGGCTGGGTTGTACGCCAGTCCGCCGGGCGTTATTGCCTGCCAGTGGGTTTTCGGGGAGGACTGTCTGAGGGCTTGACGCAAGAGGTGCTACAGCGTGGCGAAGTCGTTTTTGTGCCGGATTACCACTCTTATGCGGCGAAGCTGTCTTTTTTTTATAAGGCGCCTATTGGCAGTTGTATCGGTTTACCGCTAAAGTTGGGTAAAGAAATCATTGGAGTGCTGGTGGTAGCGTGGTCGGAGACAAGCTCTGTGATGGATGCTAAAGCCGAAGCCATTTTGCGTCAATACGCTAATATTGTTTCCGCAGCTCTGGCTAGGGCGCAAGACCATGAAAGCATGTATCAACTGGCGTATGTTGATGAGCTGACAGGACTGCCCAACCGGAGAAATTTTTACAGGCAATTACAGGAAAAGATTTCAGCTGGTGACGAAGCGTTATCAGGCTATATATTCTTACTGGACTTGGACAACTTGAAGCTGATCAATGATTCGTTAGGGCATAGCAGGGGAGATCATTTTATTTGTACCGTAGCGGCGGCGCTGAAACGCCATGTGCCTGTAGGCGGCATGATTGCCAGGCTGGGCGGAGATGAGTTTGGTTTGTGGCTGCCTGAAACGGCATGTAAAGAAGCGGGGCCGGTAGCGGAGCAACTGCTGCGGGCGATTGAAGCGGGTGAAACAGTGGACGAGCATCCGCTCCATATAACGGCTAGTATGGGTATTGCCGCTTATCCGCGTGATGGCCTGACTGTAGAAGAGCTGTTGCAAAATGCTGACGCTGCTCTATATGAAGCCAAAGACAGCGGTAAAAATACTTGGCGTATGTGCACGCGGGAATTGTTGAAGGAAACTCGGGAAAAGCTCTTTTTATCCAACGCCTTGCGCAGCGCCATTGCCAATCGGGAGTTTAGCCTGGTATTTCAGCCGATTGTTGATGCTGCGAAAAATCTCGTGGCCTTTGAAGCGTTGCTGCGTTGGCGTAGTGCAGAATACGGGCAGGTGCCGCCAGGTAAGTTTATTCCGCTGGCGGAGCAATGCGGCTTGATGCCTCGTATCGGTCTGTGGGTGCTGGAGGAGGCTTGCCGCTTTGCTGACAATTTGCGGCAGCAAGGGTTGGGGGCGGTGCGAGTGCATGTGAATGTATCGACACAACAGTTGGAAGATGAAGGCTTTTGCAGCATGGTCGAAGACCTTTTGCATAAAAAGCTGCAAGATCGCAATGCCATTATCTTGGAGGTTACGGAAAGCGTGTTTATGGCTTCGATCGGGCAAGCGGTAACTAGCTTGCATGAGTTGAAGCAACAAGGCCTAACTCTTTCCATGGATGACTTTGGCGAAGGGTTTTCCTCCTTGGCGCAGTTGTTGCGGTTACCTTTTGAGTCTTTGAAAATTTCTCGTACGTTGGTGCAAAATTTAGGCGACGATGAACGCCATATGCAGTATATAGCGGCCATTGTGGAAATGATGCATGCGTTGAACATGGAGGTGGTCGCCGAAGGCGTGGAAACGGAGTTGGAGTGGCAGAGTGTCGGACGTTGCGGCTTTGATTTAGTGCAAGGTTATTATATTGCGCGCCCTTTGACGGCGGACGCTGCGCTGGAGTGGGCGCAGGAAAACAAAAATCAACAAACTGTTTAA
- a CDS encoding helix-turn-helix transcriptional regulator, whose amino-acid sequence MKVLQKEAALEFLDRLAAGVAQMFGPSCEVVIHDMNNKESSIVSIYHGEVTKRQVGDSLSILGVQKLDEFFEGRDFVNSQGKTKEGRLLKSSTFHLRGEDYHYAIGINYDYTHLELAKSVLAELTAVGAPIEEELHASAPTLDSIFEACLQRLGKPVALLNREDRLQMIALLSEQGAFQFAKSIPAIAEKLNVSRFTIYKYLKERS is encoded by the coding sequence GTGAAAGTTTTGCAAAAAGAAGCGGCTCTGGAATTTTTGGATCGCTTGGCGGCAGGAGTGGCGCAGATGTTTGGCCCGTCCTGCGAAGTGGTAATCCATGATATGAACAATAAAGAAAGCTCCATTGTGTCGATCTATCATGGCGAGGTGACTAAGCGTCAGGTGGGCGACAGCTTGTCTATTTTGGGCGTGCAGAAGCTGGACGAATTTTTTGAGGGCCGGGACTTTGTGAACAGCCAGGGGAAAACGAAGGAAGGGCGGCTTTTAAAAAGCTCCACTTTTCATTTGCGCGGCGAAGATTATCATTATGCCATAGGCATCAACTACGATTATACCCATCTGGAATTAGCCAAATCGGTGCTGGCGGAACTGACGGCTGTGGGCGCGCCGATTGAAGAGGAGCTTCATGCCTCGGCGCCTACGTTGGATTCCATTTTTGAGGCTTGCTTGCAGCGTTTGGGAAAGCCCGTAGCCTTGCTCAACCGTGAGGATCGGCTGCAGATGATTGCGCTTCTGAGTGAGCAAGGGGCGTTTCAATTTGCCAAAAGCATTCCTGCGATTGCGGAAAAATTAAATGTGTCCCGCTTTACCATCTATAAGTATCTAAAAGAGCGGTCTTGA
- a CDS encoding amidohydrolase: MTNAADWLLYNARIWTGEAEQPWAQALAVRGERIVAVGADEEIKKLAGLKTSCVDAGGKLVLPGFIDNHTHFLIGGFQLLSLDLRTVTCKEEFIAAVRQRAAELPSDAVLGGGGWSNDQWTQTDLPHRSWVDSFTRERPVFLHRSDLHIAFANSAALRLAGIDKNSPDPVGGQILRDEDTGEPTGILKDNAVKLLQEKLPAPSPEEYDQALQAAMDCALRSGVTSVQDVTAWRDWLDWECLLRFQKKQALAVRIYARTQIHEWEKQLQLRQDGFADDAWLRLGGLKGFVDGSLGSGTAYMCEPYDDAPETCGLLTEQMLPEGIMKERLAAADRAGLAASLHAIGDKANQLLLDIFEEVEAENGPRDRRFRIEHAQHLRREDIGRMARLGVLASVQPGHVADDGCWAEKRIGAERCRTTYAFRSLLEAGVPLSFGTDWPVVPLDPFLGIYTAVTRRTLDGKHPEGWVPEEKLTLEDALRAYTLGGAYAEFGEQEKGSLKAGKLADLIMVSQDVFQVPVDELPKTKVLLTMVGGQVRYKNKD, encoded by the coding sequence ATGACAAACGCAGCAGACTGGCTGCTCTATAACGCCCGCATATGGACGGGCGAGGCGGAGCAGCCTTGGGCCCAGGCCTTGGCGGTGCGCGGCGAGCGCATCGTCGCGGTGGGCGCAGACGAAGAAATAAAGAAGCTGGCCGGCTTGAAAACGTCCTGCGTAGATGCTGGTGGCAAGCTGGTGCTGCCGGGCTTTATCGACAACCACACCCATTTTTTGATTGGCGGCTTCCAGCTTTTGTCGCTGGACTTGCGGACGGTAACGTGCAAAGAAGAATTCATCGCAGCTGTGCGGCAGCGGGCGGCAGAATTGCCGTCCGACGCTGTCTTAGGAGGCGGCGGCTGGAGCAATGATCAGTGGACGCAAACAGATCTGCCGCATCGCTCCTGGGTGGATTCCTTTACACGGGAAAGACCGGTTTTTTTACATCGCAGCGATTTGCACATCGCTTTTGCCAACAGCGCGGCGTTGCGGCTGGCGGGCATTGATAAAAATTCGCCGGACCCGGTGGGCGGGCAAATTCTACGGGACGAGGACACAGGCGAGCCAACGGGTATTCTTAAGGATAATGCGGTAAAACTGCTGCAGGAGAAGCTGCCCGCTCCGTCGCCGGAAGAATACGATCAGGCGCTGCAGGCGGCTATGGACTGCGCCCTTCGTTCCGGTGTCACTTCGGTGCAGGACGTGACGGCCTGGAGAGATTGGCTGGACTGGGAGTGCCTGCTGCGCTTTCAGAAAAAGCAGGCCTTAGCGGTGCGCATTTATGCGCGTACCCAGATTCATGAGTGGGAAAAACAGCTGCAGCTGCGCCAAGACGGTTTCGCAGACGATGCCTGGCTGCGCCTGGGCGGTCTCAAAGGATTTGTGGATGGCTCGCTGGGGTCCGGTACGGCGTATATGTGCGAGCCTTATGACGATGCACCGGAAACCTGCGGTTTGTTGACGGAGCAGATGCTGCCGGAAGGCATTATGAAAGAACGCCTTGCCGCGGCGGATCGCGCCGGTTTGGCGGCGTCGCTGCACGCTATTGGCGACAAGGCCAATCAGCTCTTACTGGATATTTTTGAAGAAGTTGAGGCGGAAAACGGGCCGAGGGATCGACGTTTTCGCATTGAACATGCCCAGCACTTGCGTCGCGAGGACATCGGACGCATGGCGCGTTTGGGCGTTTTGGCGTCGGTGCAGCCGGGGCATGTGGCGGATGACGGTTGTTGGGCGGAAAAACGCATCGGCGCGGAACGCTGCCGTACGACCTATGCCTTCCGCTCGCTCTTGGAGGCTGGCGTGCCCCTTTCGTTCGGGACCGATTGGCCGGTAGTGCCCTTAGACCCTTTTCTGGGGATCTACACAGCCGTTACGCGACGGACGCTGGATGGCAAGCATCCAGAAGGCTGGGTGCCCGAAGAAAAGCTGACGCTCGAAGACGCTTTGCGCGCCTATACCTTGGGCGGCGCCTATGCGGAGTTCGGTGAGCAGGAAAAAGGCTCGCTAAAAGCAGGAAAACTGGCGGATTTAATTATGGTGTCACAGGATGTTTTTCAGGTTCCCGTGGACGAGCTGCCGAAGACCAAGGTGCTGCTGACCATGGTCGGCGGCCAGGTTCGCTATAAAAATAAGGATTGA
- a CDS encoding MFS transporter, whose product MKAAYAVQEEKRSGGAMAKAVLAGSVGNALEWFDYGLYGYFASIISSQFFSSKDPVTALMLSFIVFGVGFIMRPVGGLVFGHYADRVGRRQVLTWTVMLMGLSTFAVGCLPTYAQIGVWAPILLAVCRLLQGISTGGEWGSCMSFLAEYSTPKNRGFIVSWSQFSIAVGLLLGSGSGALLSAMLSPEDMNAWGWRIPFWTGLLIACFGMFIRKKVDETPSFKACEETQTLAQTPLMEVLRNYKKETVLSFGIVIGWTISYWLVMAYMPTYISKVLKFPLSVGLSLNTLLIVVFMLAIPFTGILADKIGRKPVIIAASLGFILLGYPLFFVLSTTQDSMVMLAVLVALALLEALICGGATVYMTEIFPTNIRCSAIAIGYNIAVACFGGTAPFISTWLIASTGDNLAPTYYLMAGSILSLLVMVLLAHETKDKELA is encoded by the coding sequence ATGAAGGCGGCCTATGCGGTGCAAGAAGAAAAGCGTTCCGGCGGAGCTATGGCGAAAGCGGTTCTGGCCGGATCGGTGGGAAATGCGTTAGAATGGTTTGATTATGGTTTGTACGGGTATTTTGCTTCCATTATTTCTTCCCAATTTTTTTCGTCTAAGGACCCGGTGACGGCGCTGATGCTGTCGTTCATCGTTTTTGGTGTTGGATTTATTATGCGGCCAGTAGGAGGCTTGGTTTTCGGTCATTATGCGGACCGGGTAGGGCGGCGTCAAGTGCTGACCTGGACGGTCATGCTGATGGGATTGAGCACCTTTGCCGTAGGTTGTCTGCCTACGTATGCGCAGATCGGTGTTTGGGCGCCGATATTGCTGGCGGTCTGCCGGTTGCTGCAGGGTATTTCTACAGGCGGTGAATGGGGCAGCTGCATGTCTTTTTTGGCGGAGTATTCAACGCCCAAAAACAGGGGCTTTATTGTCAGCTGGTCGCAATTCAGCATCGCCGTCGGCCTGCTGTTGGGTTCCGGTTCTGGAGCCTTGTTAAGCGCTATGCTGTCGCCGGAGGATATGAATGCCTGGGGTTGGCGCATCCCGTTTTGGACGGGTTTGCTTATTGCTTGTTTTGGTATGTTTATTCGCAAAAAGGTAGATGAAACGCCAAGCTTTAAGGCGTGCGAGGAAACGCAGACCTTGGCGCAAACGCCGCTCATGGAAGTGCTGCGCAATTATAAGAAAGAGACCGTTTTGAGTTTTGGCATTGTTATCGGTTGGACGATTTCGTATTGGCTGGTTATGGCTTATATGCCGACGTATATTTCTAAAGTGCTGAAATTTCCTCTGTCTGTGGGATTGTCGCTCAATACGCTGTTGATTGTAGTTTTTATGCTGGCCATTCCTTTTACAGGAATTTTGGCGGATAAGATTGGCCGCAAACCGGTGATTATTGCCGCGTCTCTGGGGTTTATTCTGTTGGGATATCCGCTGTTCTTCGTGCTGAGTACGACGCAGGATTCGATGGTCATGCTGGCTGTTTTAGTGGCGCTGGCGCTTTTAGAAGCTCTCATTTGCGGTGGTGCGACGGTGTACATGACAGAAATTTTCCCCACTAATATCCGTTGCAGCGCTATTGCCATCGGCTATAATATTGCCGTGGCTTGCTTCGGCGGGACGGCTCCTTTTATTTCGACTTGGTTGATTGCTTCCACTGGGGATAATCTGGCGCCCACCTATTATTTGATGGCTGGTTCCATTTTATCATTGTTGGTCATGGTATTGCTGGCGCATGAGACCAAAGACAAAGAGCTAGCCTAA